A section of the Bacillus pumilus genome encodes:
- a CDS encoding CPBP family intramembrane glutamic endopeptidase, whose product MIEQHRRIIEKLTDRQVVEQLYFTQLLMLIVSFLLGIFMFNQWTDFTSLWQIHDMRILTHGIGGALLVIIVDAIVMKVFPAHMYDDGGLNEKMFKNRSIPHIVWLTLLIAFSEEILFRGIVQQQFGLEIASIVFALLHFRYLSKILLFILVVSISIFLGLLYEWTGNLFVPVMTHFVIDLVFACQIRLKYKGRDEHGRNVENAEKEGATHQQP is encoded by the coding sequence TTGATAGAACAACATCGCCGAATCATTGAAAAATTAACCGATCGACAAGTCGTAGAACAGCTGTATTTCACGCAGTTGCTTATGCTTATCGTTTCTTTTTTACTAGGCATATTTATGTTCAATCAATGGACAGATTTTACATCCCTTTGGCAGATTCATGATATGCGCATTCTGACTCATGGAATTGGCGGTGCTTTGCTCGTCATTATTGTGGATGCGATTGTCATGAAGGTGTTTCCCGCTCATATGTATGATGATGGCGGTTTAAATGAAAAGATGTTCAAAAACCGAAGCATCCCGCATATTGTTTGGTTAACACTTCTCATTGCCTTTTCAGAGGAAATACTATTTCGCGGAATTGTTCAACAACAATTTGGGCTAGAGATTGCCAGCATCGTGTTTGCGCTTCTTCACTTTCGCTATTTATCAAAAATACTCTTGTTTATCCTCGTGGTTTCCATTAGTATTTTTTTAGGACTTTTATACGAGTGGACGGGAAATCTATTTGTTCCTGTTATGACACATTTTGTCATTGACTTAGTCTTTGCTTGTCAAATTCGTTTGAAATATAAGGGGAGGGATGAACATGGAAGAAATGTCGAGAATGCAGAGAAAGAAGGAGCAACTCACCAACAACCATGA
- a CDS encoding RecQ family ATP-dependent DNA helicase: MDKLHQTLMRYFGHGTFKSGQEDIIRSVLHQKDTVAMLPTGGGKSLCYQIPGYMTDGLVLIISPLLSLMEDQVERMKMRGEKRVAALNSTLTFQERRHIIRHLPSYKFLFVAPEALMSEMLLEQLKSMRIGLFVVDEAHCISEWGHDFRPEYSKLGEWREALGHPVALALTATATKQTLKDTVQTLRLQQPDFHIHSVNRPNIALVKEVHETKEAKEKRAIELVDFLQGPGIIYCPTRQMTEELALYMKQKTNQRVEFYHGGMDAGDRMLIQQQFISDQLDLICCTSAFGMGIDKANIRFVIHMSPPQSIEAFMQEIGRAGRDGKNSVSILLYTEEDAEIQQHLIQADGFDDPEIDFYLAQLTQMQINDEKKLRERLMETGLQETRARMLTHYYMMHESEQRPAILKNLKEKLQDRQTEKLRKVWQFKERIMDHNCFRQSLLSYFHEQIDQTERASSDDCCSSCGLNLSDYEKKEQSLELNEMKHWKTVLDRMFHLTKEAQH, translated from the coding sequence ATGGATAAGCTTCATCAGACGCTCATGCGATACTTTGGCCATGGCACATTTAAATCAGGTCAAGAGGACATTATTCGAAGTGTGCTGCATCAAAAAGACACGGTTGCCATGCTGCCTACTGGTGGAGGCAAGTCACTTTGCTATCAAATTCCCGGTTATATGACAGACGGGTTAGTTCTGATCATTTCGCCGCTTTTATCGCTAATGGAGGACCAAGTCGAACGAATGAAAATGCGCGGGGAAAAACGAGTGGCGGCACTTAACAGCACATTGACTTTTCAGGAAAGGCGACATATCATTCGGCATTTGCCATCATATAAATTTCTATTTGTCGCACCTGAGGCATTGATGTCAGAAATGCTCTTAGAACAGCTCAAATCGATGCGTATTGGTCTGTTTGTCGTCGATGAAGCGCATTGTATATCAGAATGGGGGCATGATTTCCGTCCTGAATATTCGAAGCTTGGAGAATGGAGAGAAGCGTTAGGTCATCCTGTGGCTTTAGCTCTTACAGCTACAGCAACAAAACAAACGCTAAAAGATACTGTGCAAACGCTAAGATTACAGCAGCCAGACTTTCATATTCATTCCGTCAATCGCCCGAACATTGCCTTAGTCAAAGAAGTACACGAAACGAAAGAAGCAAAAGAGAAACGGGCCATTGAGCTTGTAGATTTCCTGCAAGGACCAGGCATTATTTATTGCCCGACCCGGCAAATGACAGAAGAACTTGCTCTCTATATGAAACAAAAAACCAATCAGCGTGTTGAGTTTTATCATGGCGGAATGGATGCGGGAGACCGTATGCTTATTCAGCAGCAATTTATTAGTGATCAGCTTGATCTCATTTGCTGTACGAGTGCTTTTGGCATGGGAATTGATAAAGCAAATATTCGATTTGTCATTCATATGAGCCCACCGCAATCGATTGAAGCATTTATGCAAGAGATTGGAAGAGCGGGAAGGGATGGAAAAAACAGTGTGAGCATTCTTTTATATACAGAAGAGGATGCAGAAATTCAGCAACACTTGATCCAAGCAGATGGATTTGACGATCCAGAAATTGATTTCTACCTAGCACAACTGACACAAATGCAGATAAATGATGAAAAAAAATTACGTGAACGATTAATGGAAACAGGCCTTCAGGAGACACGTGCAAGAATGCTGACGCATTATTACATGATGCATGAGTCCGAGCAGCGCCCGGCAATCCTTAAGAATCTAAAAGAAAAATTACAGGACAGACAAACAGAAAAGCTGAGAAAGGTGTGGCAATTTAAAGAGCGGATCATGGATCATAACTGCTTTAGACAATCTCTGTTATCATACTTTCACGAACAGATTGATCAAACAGAGCGCGCGTCCTCTGATGATTGCTGCTCTTCTTGCGGACTGAACCTGTCTGATTATGAAAAAAAAGAACAATCATTGGAGCTGAATGAAATGAAACACTGGAAGACTGTGCTGGATCGTATGTTTCATCTGACAAAAGAGGCGCAGCATTGA
- a CDS encoding helix-turn-helix domain-containing protein, whose amino-acid sequence MTLHYLDVMLMDSVYKLNGERSISAVYHLFKGKKSSQTIQDASLFELSRYFGCYPGFTRDQLNRSALKLEEKHYIRKNDETLSITEAGQRMLHQHFSEKPMPTYFHGAKYHDKAKMLWMRLSLLVQVLSHHMAGSHQYVPIQRDVSVQSWTKSFLKQHQQKSKLSKDLHHELEKLLMNLSEQEAVIFVYSLTSNERIGRTYQQMAEWMKEDVWYVYLLFWNVLHYFIQSAQKGEAPILQQLIGDLEFKRVLTTSTQKTLELVQKGFDIEQIAHIRSLKKATIEDHIVELSIHEPSFSIEPYVSIEEQQAILAVAKELQTNKMKLIKEKLEHPFTYFQIRLALTRMVKANG is encoded by the coding sequence ATGACTCTTCATTATTTGGATGTCATGTTAATGGACAGCGTATATAAATTGAACGGTGAACGCTCCATTAGTGCTGTCTACCATCTTTTTAAAGGAAAAAAATCATCACAAACCATACAGGATGCCAGCTTGTTTGAGCTTTCCAGGTACTTCGGCTGTTACCCGGGGTTTACGAGAGACCAGCTGAATCGCTCTGCTTTAAAACTTGAAGAAAAGCACTACATTAGAAAAAACGATGAGACACTCAGCATCACTGAAGCAGGGCAGCGAATGCTACACCAGCATTTTTCTGAAAAACCGATGCCTACTTATTTTCATGGTGCCAAATATCATGATAAAGCAAAGATGCTATGGATGAGGCTTTCTTTACTTGTACAAGTGCTTTCTCACCATATGGCTGGATCACATCAATATGTTCCGATACAAAGAGATGTCTCAGTTCAAAGCTGGACGAAATCTTTTTTGAAACAGCATCAGCAGAAGAGCAAGCTTTCAAAAGATCTGCATCATGAACTAGAAAAACTTCTGATGAACCTAAGTGAGCAAGAGGCAGTGATTTTTGTTTACTCATTGACCTCAAATGAACGAATCGGGCGTACGTATCAGCAAATGGCGGAGTGGATGAAAGAAGATGTGTGGTATGTGTACCTGCTTTTTTGGAATGTACTCCATTATTTTATTCAATCTGCCCAAAAAGGTGAGGCACCGATTTTGCAGCAACTCATAGGTGACCTTGAATTTAAACGCGTGTTAACAACTTCTACTCAAAAAACACTGGAGCTTGTCCAAAAAGGATTTGATATTGAACAAATTGCTCACATTCGTTCATTAAAAAAGGCAACGATTGAAGATCATATTGTAGAGCTGTCGATACATGAGCCAAGCTTTTCAATAGAGCCATATGTGAGTATAGAAGAGCAGCAGGCAATTCTTGCTGTAGCTAAAGAGCTGCAAACAAATAAAATGAAGCTGATTAAAGAAAAACTCGAGCATCCATTTACTTATTTTCAAATAAGATTGGCACTGACAAGGATGGTGAAAGCAAATGGATAA
- a CDS encoding ferredoxin, translated as MAKYTIVDKDTCIACGACGAAAPDIYDYDDEGIAFVTLDDNQGTVEVPEVLEEDMLDAFEGCPTDSIKVADESFEGDPLKHE; from the coding sequence ATGGCAAAATATACAATTGTAGACAAAGACACATGTATTGCTTGCGGCGCATGCGGTGCAGCTGCTCCAGACATTTATGATTATGATGATGAAGGCATTGCATTTGTTACGCTTGACGACAACCAAGGGACTGTAGAAGTTCCAGAAGTACTTGAAGAAGATATGCTTGATGCATTTGAAGGATGTCCAACTGACTCAATCAAAGTTGCGGACGAATCTTTCGAGGGAGACCCACTTAAGCATGAATAG
- a CDS encoding ECF transporter S component, producing MNQSKVKRLVVTSMLSSISFVLILLDFPFPGLPAYLKIDFSDIPAIIAILIYGPGAGIAVEALKNVLHYLIQGSMSGVPVGQVANFIAGTLFILPVAFMFKKIKSAKGMAWSMIMGTLLMTVMMSILNYFLFLPAYTWFLNAPELSDHALKTTITAGILPFNFIKGIIITIVFSFIFVKMRPWFENKRRLQNS from the coding sequence TTGAATCAAAGTAAAGTAAAACGTTTAGTTGTCACCAGTATGCTTAGCAGTATTTCATTTGTGTTAATTTTATTGGATTTTCCTTTCCCAGGGCTTCCAGCGTATTTGAAAATTGATTTCAGCGATATCCCAGCGATTATTGCGATTTTAATTTATGGACCAGGTGCAGGAATCGCCGTTGAGGCATTAAAAAATGTTCTGCATTATCTCATTCAAGGCAGTATGTCCGGCGTTCCAGTTGGGCAAGTCGCGAACTTCATTGCAGGCACACTATTCATCTTACCAGTCGCCTTCATGTTCAAAAAAATTAAATCAGCAAAAGGAATGGCTTGGTCAATGATCATGGGTACATTACTTATGACTGTGATGATGAGCATTTTAAATTACTTCTTATTCCTGCCAGCTTACACATGGTTTTTAAACGCACCAGAACTATCAGATCATGCGCTCAAGACGACCATTACAGCGGGGATTTTACCTTTTAACTTTATTAAAGGAATCATCATTACCATCGTATTTAGCTTCATTTTTGTGAAAATGCGTCCATGGTTTGAAAATAAACGCCGACTTCAAAATAGTTAA
- the serA gene encoding phosphoglycerate dehydrogenase, producing MFRVLVSDKMSNDGLLPLLESDFVEIVQKNVTEAEDELHTFDALLVRSATKVTKELYEKMTSLKIVGRAGVGVDNIDIDEATKHGVIVINAPNGNTISTAEHTFAMISSLMRHIPQANISVKSKEWNRGAYVGAELYGKSLGIVGLGRIGSEIAQRARAFGMTVNVFDPFLTKERAEKIGVNAKSLDEVLEVSDIITVHTPLTKETRGLLNKETIAKTKKGVRLVNCARGGIIDERDLLEALESGHVAGAALDVFEVEPPTDNPLVDHPLVIATPHLGASTKEAQLNVAAQVSEEVLQFAKGLPVMSSINLPAMTKDEFKKIQPYHQFAGKLGRLVSQSMREPVKEVGISYEGSISKLETSFITKSLLSGFLKERVDSTVNEVNAGMVAKERGISFSEKISSSESGYENSISIEVKGDLSTFTLKATYIPHLGERVVSINGFNIDFYPDGHLVYIQHTDAPGVIGKVGQILGDHDVNIATMQVGRKEKGGEAIMMLSFDKHLEDEIVKELTEVHDILSVRLIDL from the coding sequence ATGTTTCGAGTTTTAGTCTCAGATAAGATGAGCAATGACGGTCTTTTACCACTTTTAGAATCAGATTTTGTTGAAATTGTCCAAAAAAATGTAACAGAAGCAGAAGATGAATTACACACATTTGATGCCTTACTTGTCAGAAGTGCGACGAAAGTGACCAAAGAGCTTTATGAAAAGATGACTTCATTAAAAATTGTCGGCCGTGCTGGTGTGGGAGTAGACAATATTGATATCGATGAAGCCACCAAGCATGGTGTCATTGTGATCAATGCACCAAACGGTAATACGATCTCTACAGCTGAGCATACATTTGCGATGATCTCTTCGCTTATGCGTCATATTCCACAAGCCAACATTTCTGTAAAATCAAAAGAATGGAACAGAGGTGCATATGTTGGTGCCGAGCTTTATGGAAAATCTCTTGGGATTGTTGGACTTGGTAGAATCGGAAGCGAAATCGCCCAACGCGCAAGAGCATTTGGCATGACAGTCAACGTATTTGATCCTTTTCTGACAAAGGAACGTGCAGAAAAAATCGGCGTCAATGCCAAATCACTTGATGAAGTACTCGAAGTATCAGATATTATCACTGTACATACCCCATTAACAAAAGAAACAAGAGGACTTCTTAATAAAGAAACAATTGCAAAAACGAAAAAAGGCGTTCGCCTAGTGAACTGTGCACGCGGTGGTATCATTGATGAGCGTGACCTTCTTGAAGCGCTTGAAAGCGGTCATGTTGCAGGAGCTGCACTCGATGTATTTGAAGTAGAACCTCCTACTGATAATCCGCTTGTAGACCATCCGCTTGTCATTGCAACTCCGCACCTTGGCGCATCGACGAAGGAAGCACAATTAAATGTAGCGGCACAAGTATCTGAAGAAGTACTTCAATTTGCAAAAGGACTCCCTGTGATGTCATCTATTAACCTACCAGCGATGACAAAAGACGAGTTCAAAAAAATTCAACCTTATCATCAGTTTGCAGGAAAACTCGGACGTCTTGTCTCTCAATCAATGAGAGAACCAGTAAAAGAAGTAGGCATCTCTTACGAAGGCTCTATTTCAAAACTCGAAACATCCTTTATTACAAAAAGTCTTCTGTCAGGCTTTTTAAAAGAGCGTGTTGATTCGACTGTAAATGAAGTCAATGCTGGAATGGTGGCAAAAGAACGCGGCATTAGCTTTAGTGAAAAGATTTCTTCCAGCGAATCTGGTTACGAAAACAGCATTTCTATTGAAGTCAAAGGCGATCTTTCAACCTTTACTCTTAAAGCAACCTACATCCCGCATTTAGGAGAACGCGTTGTTTCCATTAATGGATTTAATATTGATTTTTATCCAGATGGACACCTTGTCTACATCCAGCATACTGATGCACCTGGTGTAATTGGAAAGGTTGGACAAATTTTAGGCGACCATGATGTCAACATTGCGACAATGCAAGTAGGACGTAAAGAAAAAGGCGGCGAAGCCATCATGATGCTTTCTTTCGACAAGCATCTTGAGGACGAAATTGTCAAAGAATTAACCGAAGTACACGATATACTTTCTGTCCGTCTGATCGACCTATGA
- the thiL gene encoding thiamine-phosphate kinase: protein MDEFDLIRRITPTETHQRSLVMGIGDDASVYQPHSHCEEVVCVDTMVEHVHFRFDFSTPFEIGFKALAVNVSDIAAMGGTPKYYLVSIAIPPHGDETVVSALYEGMKALADTYQMDLIGGDTVATHSDFIITVTVIGEVSKGKACYRHSAQTGDIVFVTGELGSSAAGLSLLMNELDSPKAVDTAFFLERHKKPQPHIAAGLICSSYSRVSLNDVSDGLASELNEIAEASHVTIEIDANKLPIHPDLPVLRKDWLEWVLFGGEDFVLTGTIPQADWDSFEMQCRKKDIQVKRIGQVKGDQAASVLLKDNEQQTMLMKKGYNHFKK, encoded by the coding sequence ATGGATGAATTTGATCTTATTCGCCGAATTACACCAACAGAAACACATCAGCGTTCTTTGGTTATGGGCATCGGTGATGATGCAAGTGTTTATCAACCTCATTCACATTGTGAAGAGGTCGTTTGTGTTGATACAATGGTGGAACATGTTCATTTTCGCTTTGATTTTTCCACACCTTTTGAGATTGGCTTTAAAGCACTAGCGGTCAATGTCAGTGATATCGCCGCAATGGGAGGAACTCCAAAGTATTATCTTGTATCAATTGCTATCCCGCCTCATGGTGATGAGACGGTCGTGTCAGCTCTTTACGAGGGAATGAAAGCATTGGCTGATACTTATCAAATGGATTTGATTGGTGGAGATACGGTTGCCACTCACAGTGACTTTATCATTACAGTGACAGTCATTGGCGAGGTATCAAAAGGGAAAGCTTGTTATCGTCACAGTGCTCAGACAGGAGACATCGTCTTTGTCACAGGTGAGCTTGGTTCATCAGCTGCGGGCTTATCACTTTTAATGAACGAATTAGACTCTCCCAAGGCAGTCGACACAGCCTTTTTTCTTGAGCGTCATAAAAAACCTCAGCCTCACATTGCTGCTGGTCTCATTTGCTCAAGTTACTCAAGGGTCTCCTTGAATGATGTGAGTGATGGATTAGCGAGTGAGCTGAATGAGATAGCCGAAGCGAGTCATGTGACGATAGAGATAGATGCAAATAAGCTCCCCATACATCCAGATTTACCAGTCCTGCGTAAAGACTGGCTGGAATGGGTGTTATTTGGTGGGGAAGACTTTGTATTAACTGGTACAATTCCACAGGCTGATTGGGATAGCTTTGAAATGCAATGTAGAAAAAAAGACATTCAAGTCAAACGCATTGGACAAGTCAAAGGTGATCAGGCAGCAAGCGTTCTATTAAAAGACAATGAACAGCAAACAATGTTAATGAAAAAAGGATATAATCATTTTAAGAAATGA
- the tsaE gene encoding tRNA (adenosine(37)-N6)-threonylcarbamoyltransferase complex ATPase subunit type 1 TsaE, giving the protein MWTTKGADETKRIAAALAKLVMPSDVLTLEGDLGAGKTTFSKGFAEGLGITRIVNSPTFTIIKEYTDGRLPLYHMDVYRMEDAEEDIGLEEYFEGEGVCLVEWAHLIGPQLPSSYLKIEMLRTEREEERHLTFSAKGERYETLCKEMKEFDHTGN; this is encoded by the coding sequence ATGTGGACGACAAAAGGTGCGGATGAGACGAAACGAATTGCCGCTGCTTTGGCCAAACTTGTGATGCCGAGCGATGTTTTGACATTAGAAGGGGATTTAGGCGCAGGCAAAACGACTTTTTCAAAAGGCTTTGCAGAAGGCTTAGGGATTACCCGTATCGTCAACAGCCCTACCTTTACGATTATTAAAGAATATACCGATGGCAGACTGCCACTTTATCATATGGATGTGTACCGCATGGAAGATGCGGAAGAAGATATCGGTCTTGAAGAATATTTTGAGGGCGAAGGTGTATGCTTGGTTGAGTGGGCACATCTCATTGGACCTCAATTACCTTCCTCCTATTTGAAAATAGAAATGCTAAGAACAGAACGTGAAGAAGAACGTCATCTTACGTTTAGTGCAAAAGGGGAACGCTATGAGACCCTTTGTAAGGAGATGAAAGAATTTGACCATACTGGCAATTGA
- the tsaB gene encoding tRNA (adenosine(37)-N6)-threonylcarbamoyltransferase complex dimerization subunit type 1 TsaB has translation MTILAIDTSNHTLGIALVKDSIVIGESITYLKKNHSVRAMPTVEALMKECGVAPSELSKIVVAKGPGSYTGVRIGVTIAKTLAWTLSIPISAVSSLETLAANGQYFDGWISPLFDARRGQVYTGLYMFEDGKIQEIKQDQNILLTDWLHELKKTGKPVLFLGQDVHLHEESIRSILGETAVIAEGAFHNPRPSMLAFLGTDRPAEDVHQLVPNYIRMAEAEVKWLEGQK, from the coding sequence TTGACCATACTGGCAATTGATACGTCAAACCATACACTAGGAATTGCCCTTGTCAAAGATTCCATAGTGATTGGTGAAAGTATTACGTATTTAAAAAAGAACCATTCCGTCCGAGCGATGCCGACTGTTGAGGCATTGATGAAAGAATGTGGTGTAGCGCCAAGTGAACTAAGTAAAATTGTTGTAGCAAAAGGACCTGGTTCCTACACTGGCGTTCGAATCGGTGTGACCATTGCAAAAACACTCGCATGGACGCTGTCTATCCCGATATCGGCTGTTTCGAGTTTGGAAACACTTGCGGCAAATGGTCAATACTTTGATGGATGGATCTCACCACTATTTGATGCGAGAAGAGGACAAGTTTATACTGGGCTATATATGTTTGAAGATGGAAAAATCCAAGAGATCAAACAAGACCAAAATATCTTGCTCACGGATTGGCTTCATGAGCTGAAAAAGACAGGAAAGCCTGTCCTATTTCTTGGACAGGATGTGCATCTTCATGAAGAGAGCATTCGCTCCATTTTAGGAGAAACGGCTGTGATCGCAGAGGGAGCTTTTCATAACCCAAGACCTTCAATGCTTGCCTTTTTAGGGACAGATCGTCCTGCAGAGGATGTCCATCAGCTTGTACCTAACTATATTCGTATGGCAGAAGCGGAAGTGAAATGGCTTGAAGGACAAAAATAA
- the rimI gene encoding ribosomal protein S18-alanine N-acetyltransferase yields MTVADIPEVYTIEVHSFTAPWKKESFVYEILHNQYSHYFLIEEDEQPVGYCGVWIVMDDAQITNIAILPEHRGKGYGEALLRYVMEFCKEKKTDHLSLEVRVSNTPAQSLYEKLGFRPASIRKNYYTDNGEDALVMWVNINE; encoded by the coding sequence ATGACGGTAGCGGACATTCCAGAGGTGTATACGATTGAAGTGCATTCGTTTACTGCCCCTTGGAAAAAAGAATCATTTGTCTATGAGATTCTTCATAACCAGTACAGCCATTATTTTCTCATTGAAGAAGATGAGCAACCTGTTGGGTATTGCGGGGTCTGGATCGTCATGGACGATGCACAAATTACGAACATTGCAATTCTCCCTGAGCATAGAGGAAAGGGTTACGGGGAAGCATTGCTGCGATATGTCATGGAATTTTGTAAAGAAAAAAAGACAGATCATCTTTCTTTAGAGGTGCGGGTTTCAAATACACCTGCACAATCCCTTTATGAAAAGCTTGGTTTCAGACCAGCTTCTATTCGAAAGAATTATTATACGGATAATGGGGAAGATGCATTGGTCATGTGGGTGAATATAAATGAGTGA
- the tsaD gene encoding tRNA (adenosine(37)-N6)-threonylcarbamoyltransferase complex transferase subunit TsaD produces the protein MSEQTDRFILGIETSCDETAASIVKNGKEIVANVVASQIESHKRFGGVVPEIASRHHVEQVTIVLEEVMTQANMSFQDLDAIAVTEGPGLVGALLIGVNAAKALSFAHQIPLVGVHHIAGHIYANQLVDELQFPCLALVVSGGHTELVLMKEHGSFEVIGETLDDAAGEAYDKVARTMGLPYPGGPHIDRLAHEGEPTIKLPRAWLEEGSYHFSFSGLKSAVINTLHNASQKDEIIAPENLAASFQASVIEVLVGKTLKAAEAYGVKQVVLAGGVAANKGLREALTTAFTKLPDVKVIVPPLSLCTDNAAMIAAAGTIAFERGIRGDMAMNGQPGLPLVSYE, from the coding sequence ATGAGTGAACAAACAGATCGATTCATATTAGGTATAGAGACAAGCTGTGACGAAACAGCTGCATCTATTGTGAAAAATGGGAAAGAAATTGTAGCGAATGTAGTCGCGTCGCAAATAGAAAGCCATAAACGATTTGGCGGTGTTGTCCCAGAAATCGCTTCAAGGCATCATGTGGAGCAAGTTACTATCGTGTTAGAAGAAGTGATGACACAGGCCAATATGAGCTTTCAAGATTTAGATGCCATTGCTGTCACAGAAGGACCAGGCTTAGTTGGCGCCCTTCTGATTGGTGTCAATGCAGCCAAGGCACTGAGCTTTGCCCATCAAATTCCTCTTGTTGGTGTACATCATATTGCAGGGCATATTTATGCAAATCAACTTGTAGATGAATTACAGTTTCCATGCTTGGCTCTTGTTGTTTCTGGAGGACATACTGAACTTGTACTAATGAAAGAGCACGGATCATTTGAGGTGATCGGAGAAACATTAGATGATGCGGCTGGAGAAGCTTACGATAAAGTGGCCCGGACGATGGGTCTTCCGTATCCAGGCGGACCTCATATTGATCGGTTAGCACATGAAGGAGAGCCAACGATTAAGCTTCCACGAGCATGGCTTGAAGAAGGCTCTTATCACTTTAGCTTTAGTGGATTAAAATCAGCTGTTATTAACACACTACACAATGCCTCTCAAAAAGATGAAATAATTGCTCCAGAGAATTTGGCAGCAAGTTTTCAAGCAAGTGTCATTGAAGTACTTGTTGGAAAAACATTAAAAGCGGCAGAGGCCTATGGCGTCAAGCAGGTTGTCCTAGCTGGTGGCGTCGCTGCCAATAAAGGTCTGAGAGAAGCCTTAACAACAGCATTCACAAAGCTTCCTGACGTAAAGGTCATTGTTCCTCCGTTATCTCTTTGCACAGACAATGCAGCCATGATCGCTGCTGCTGGAACCATTGCGTTTGAGAGAGGAATAAGAGGCGATATGGCGATGAATGGCCAGCCGGGCTTACCACTTGTCTCATATGAATGA